The following are encoded in a window of Balaenoptera ricei isolate mBalRic1 chromosome 1, mBalRic1.hap2, whole genome shotgun sequence genomic DNA:
- the LOC132364898 gene encoding LOW QUALITY PROTEIN: transcriptional adapter 2-alpha-like (The sequence of the model RefSeq protein was modified relative to this genomic sequence to represent the inferred CDS: inserted 4 bases in 2 codons), which yields MDRLSSFSNDPSDKPPCRGCSSYLMEPHIKCAECGPPPFFLCLQCFTRGFEYKKHQRDHTYEIMXPVLDPSWTAQEEMARLEAVMDCGFGNWQEVANQMCTKTKEECEKHYMKHFINNPLFASTLLNLKQAEEAKTADTAIPFHSTDDPPRPTFDSLLSRDMAGYMPARADFIEEFDKYAEWDLRDIDFVEDDSDILHELXIRDHGLINLRKFQLMERRYPKEVQDLYETMRRSARIVGPVEHDKFIESHALEFEPGREIKRLQEYRTAGITNFCSARTYDHLKKTREEERLKRTMLSEVLQYLQDGSACQQGLRRRAAIDSGLSSSVPMASNSGTRSAPPLNLTGLPGTEKLDEKEKELCQVVRLAPGAYLEYKSALLNECNKQGGLRLAQARALIKIDVNKTRKIYDFLIREGYITKA from the exons ATGGACCGTTTGAGTTCCTTTAGCAATGACCCCTCTGATAAGCCACCTTGCCGAGGCTGCTCCTCCTACCTCATGGAGCCTCATATCAAGTGTGCTGAATGTGGGCCACCTCCTTTTTTCCTGTGCTTACAGTGTTTCACTCGAGGATTTGAGTACAAGAAACATCAACGTGATCATACTTACGAAATAAT ACCTGTTCTTGACCCCAGCTGGACTGCTCAAGAAGAAATGGCCCGTTTAGAAGCTGTGATGGACTGTGGCTTTGGAAATTGGCAGGAAGTAGCCAATCAAATGTGCACCAAGACCAAGGAGGAGTGTGAGAAGCACTACATGAAGCATTTCATCAATAACCCTCTATTTGCATCTACCCTGCTAAACCTGAAGCAAGCAGAGGAGGCAAAAACTGCTGACACAGCCATTCCATTTCACTCTACAGATGACCCTCCCCGACCTACCTTTGACTCCTTGCTTTCTCGGGACATGGCAGGATACATGCCAGCTCGAGCAGATTTCATTGAGGAGTTTGACAAGTATGCAGAATGGGACTTGAGAGACATTGATTTTGTTGAAGATGACTCGGACATTTTACACGAATT TATAAGAGACCATGGATTAATCAACCTTAGAAAGTTTCAGTTAATGGAACGGCGGTATCCCAAGGAAGTCCAAGACCTTTATGAAACAATGAGGCGATCTGCAAGGATAGTGGGGCCGGTGGAACATGACAAGTTCATTGAAAGCCATGCATTGGAATTCGAACCCGGAAGGGAAATCAAGAGGCTCCAGGAATACAGGACAGCAGGCATTACCAACTTTTGTAGTGCCAGAACCTATGATCACCTCAAGAAGACTCGAGAAGAGGAACGCCTCAAACGCACTATGCTCTCGGAGGTTCTCCAGTACCTCCAGGACGGTAGCGCCTGCCAGCAGGGGCTCCGCCGGCGGGCTGCCATTGATTCTGGCCTGAGTTCTTCCGTACCAATGGCTTCGAATTCAGGTACACGAAGTGCACCGCCCTTGAACCTCACTGGCCTCCCTGGCACAGAGAAGttggatgaaaaagaaaaggagctcTGTCAGGTGGTGAGATTGGCCCCAGGAGCCTATTTAGAATACAAATCTGCTCTACTGAACGAATGTAACAAGCAAGGAGGCTTGAGACTGGCACAGGCAAGAGCACTCATCAAGATAGACGTGAACAAAACCCGGAAAATCTATGATTTCCTCATCCGAGAAGGATACATCACTAAAGCCTGA
- the LOC132349456 gene encoding LOW QUALITY PROTEIN: transcriptional adapter 2-alpha-like (The sequence of the model RefSeq protein was modified relative to this genomic sequence to represent the inferred CDS: inserted 4 bases in 2 codons), producing the protein MDRLSSFSNDPSDKPPCRGCSSYLMEPHIKCAECGPPPFFLCLQCFTRGFEYKKHQRDHTYEIMXPVLDPSWTAQEEMALLEAVMDCGFGNWQEVANQMCTKTKEECEKHYMKHFINNPLFASTLLNLKQAEEAKTADTAIPFHSTDDPPRPTFDSLLSRDMAGYMPARADFIEEFDKYAEWDLRDIDFVEDDSDILHELXIRDHGLINLRKFQLMERRYPKEVQDLYETMRRFARIVGPVEHDKFIESHALEFEPGREIKRLQEYRTAGITNFCSARTYDHLKKTREEERLKRTMLSEVLQYLQDGSACQQGLRRRAAIDSGLSSSVPVASNSGTRSAPPLNLTGLPGTEKLNEKEKELCQVVRLAPGAYLEYKSALLNECNKQGGLRLAQARALIKIDVNKTRKIYDFLIREGYITKA; encoded by the exons ATGGACCGTTTGAGTTCCTTTAGCAATGACCCCTCTGATAAGCCACCTTGCCGAGGCTGCTCCTCCTACCTCATGGAGCCTCATATCAAGTGTGCTGAATGTGGGCCACCTCCTTTTTTCCTGTGCTTACAGTGTTTCACTCGAGGATTTGAGTACAAGAAACATCAACGTGATCATACTTACGAAATAAT ACCTGTTCTTGACCCCAGCTGGACTGCTCAAGAAGAAATGGCCCTTTTAGAAGCTGTGATGGACTGTGGCTTTGGAAATTGGCAGGAAGTAGCCAATCAAATGTGCACCAAGACCAAGGAGGAGTGTGAGAAGCACTACATGAAGCATTTCATCAATAACCCTCTATTTGCATCTACCCTGCTAAACCTGAAGCAAGCAGAGGAGGCAAAAACTGCTGACACAGCCATTCCATTTCACTCTACAGATGACCCTCCCCGACCTACCTTTGACTCCTTGCTTTCTCGGGACATGGCAGGATACATGCCAGCTCGAGCAGATTTCATTGAGGAGTTTGACAAGTATGCAGAATGGGACTTGAGAGACATTGATTTTGTTGAAGATGACTCGGACATTTTACACGAATT TATAAGAGACCATGGATTAATCAACCTTAGAAAGTTTCAGTTAATGGAACGGCGGTATCCCAAGGAAGTCCAAGACCTTTATGAAACAATGAGGCGATTTGCAAGGATAGTGGGGCCGGTGGAACATGACAAGTTCATTGAAAGCCATGCATTGGAATTCGAACCCGGAAGGGAAATCAAGAGGCTCCAGGAATACAGGACAGCAGGCATTACCAACTTTTGTAGTGCCAGAACCTATGATCACCTCAAGAAGACTCGAGAAGAGGAACGCCTCAAACGCACTATGCTCTCGGAGGTTCTCCAGTACCTCCAGGACGGTAGCGCCTGCCAGCAGGGGCTCCGCCGGCGGGCTGCCATTGATTCTGGCCTGAGTTCTTCCGTACCAGTGGCTTCGAATTCAGGTACACGAAGTGCACCGCCCTTGAACCTCACTGGCCTCCCTGGCACAGAGAagttgaatgaaaaagaaaaggagctcTGTCAGGTGGTGAGATTGGCCCCAGGAGCCTATTTAGAATACAAATCTGCTCTACTGAACGAATGTAACAAGCAAGGAGGCTTGAGACTGGCACAGGCAAGAGCACTCATCAAGATAGACGTGAACAAAACCCGGAAAATCTATGATTTCCTCATCCGAGAAGGATACATCACTAAAGCCTGA